The following proteins are encoded in a genomic region of Alnus glutinosa chromosome 8, dhAlnGlut1.1, whole genome shotgun sequence:
- the LOC133875972 gene encoding multiple organellar RNA editing factor 8, chloroplastic/mitochondrial-like translates to MAIHSLSRSLPKTLTLASFLSRSFATSNAAASSRSAISSLSLLRPLAAAGVALRRVSFAAPLRGFATGATSSSLNDPNPPTWSNRPSKEIMLFDGCDFEHWQVFVDNPKGNPTRDEIIDSYIKTLAKVIGSEEEARMKIYSVHTGCVGLYAFGALVSEEISCKLKELPEVNHVRADFYWDLENKEYEGEPFVNGFAVPYDPMYHVAWMNNNGRSNDRPRSFDRSRHFERWENMQNRDFQNRP, encoded by the exons ATGGCGAtacactctctctctcgctctctccccaaaaccctaaccctagcctCCTTCCTCTCCCGCTCTTTCGCCACCTCCAACGCTGCCGCTTCCTCTCGCTCCGCTatctcctccctctctctcctccGCCCACTCGCCGCCGCCGGTGTGGCCCTCCGCCGTGTCTCTTTCGCGGCTCCGTTGAGAGGATTTGCGACGGGCGCGACGTCGTCATCGCTCAACGATCCGAACCCCCCCACGTGGTCGAACCGACCCTCCAAGGAGATAATGTTGTTCGACGGTTGCGATTTCGAGCACTGGCAGGTCTTTGTGGATAACCCCAAAGGCAACCCCACCAGGGACGAGATCATCGATAGCTACATCAAAACCCTAGCCAAGGTTATTGGAAG TGAGGAAGAAGCAAGGATGAAGATCTACTCAGTTCATACTGGATGCGTAGGGTTGTATGCATTTGGGGCTCTTGTGTCTGAAGAAATATCATGCAAGCTTAAAG AACTGCCCGAAGTCAATCATGTTCGTGCTGATTTTTATTGGGATTTAGAGAACAAAGAATATGAAG GTGAACCTTTCGTTAATGGGTTTGCAGTTCCTTATGATCCTATGTACCATGTGGCATGGATGAACAACAATGGTCGGAGCAATGACAGACCTCGTAGTTTTGATAGATCAAGACATTTTGAGAGGTGGGAAAACATGCAGAATCGAGATTTCCAAAATAGGCCTTGA